In one window of Mercurialis annua linkage group LG4, ddMerAnnu1.2, whole genome shotgun sequence DNA:
- the LOC126678015 gene encoding proline-rich receptor-like protein kinase PERK4, which produces MSSPPSNSSAASPDSNTPPSPPTPAAPPPSNSSPVPSPPAPPPDTAPPPPSVTSPPPDSLSSPPPPPQSNRSSPPPPPLSNDSPPPPPNSNNQASPPPPHRSSRPPPPGPPGPPQASSTENSGLSNDQIKIIVGVTVGFGLLIIAILLICGAKLCKKKKKKDKHMQYYGAYQQGSDPYYNSSGQPSWKNGQPVGPDHIMKINQSPGQMGSSPGGGWHGPPPPPPMMMSGDMSANFSGPHRPPLPPPSPNIALGFNRSTFTYDELAAATGGFDQVNLLGQGGFGYVHKGVLPNGKEIAVKCLKSGSGQGEREFQAEVEIISRVHHRHLVSLVGYCIAGEQRILVYEFVPNGTLEYHLHGKGVPVMDFPTRLRIALGSAKGLAYLHEDCHPRIIHRDIKAPNILIDFNFEAMVADFGLAKLSSDNYTHVSTRVMGTFGYLAPEYASSGKLTEKSDVFSFGVMLLELITGKKPVDPTNAMEDSLVDWARPLLNKSLEDGKPSELVDPRLENIYNPEEMQRMVACAAASIRHSARKRPKMSQIVRALEGDVSLDDLNEGTKPGQSSIFNGSSDYDTTTYNADMKKFRQMALSSQEFGSSEHGTSSNDSRDMSPMAIRKNKL; this is translated from the exons ATGTCTTCACCTCCTAGCAATTCTTCTGCTGCATCACCTGATTCTAACACTCCACCTTCACCACCTACACCAGCTGCACCACCACCATCAAATTCATCTCCAGTACCTTCACCACCTGCACCTCCACCTGACACAGCTCCTCCCCCACCGTCCGTTACATCACCTCCGCCAGATAGTTTGTCATCCCCACCACCTCCACCACAATCTAATCGTTCATCACCTCCACCACCACCTTTAAGCAATGACTCACCTCCTCCTCCACCCAATTCCAATAATCAAGCATCACCTCCCCCGCCTCATAGATCATCACGGCCGCCACCACCAGGTCCACCAGGTCCACCACAAGCTTCCTCTACAGAAAACAGTGGTCTAAGTAATGATCAGATAAAAATCATAGTTGGTGTAACGGTTGGATTTGGGTTACTGATCATTGCAATTTTGCTAATATGTGGTGCAAAATTGtgcaaaaagaagaagaaaaaggatAAGCATATGCAATACTATGGAGCTTACCAACAAG GTAGCGACCCATATTACAACAGCTCAGGCCAGCCAAGTTGGAAAAATGGACAGCCAGTGGGACCAGACCATATCATGAAGATAAACCAGTCACCGGGTCAAATGGGATCATCTCCAGGTGGTGGTTGGCATGGACCTCCTCCACCTCCACCAATGATGATGAGCGGTGATATGAGCGCAAATTTCTCCGGCCCACACCGTCCACCATTGCCGCCTCCGTCACCAAATATTGCTCTTGGATTCAACAGAAGTACCTTCACATATGATGAGCTTGCAGCAGCAACCGGCGGGTTTGATCAAGTTAATTTGTTGGGACAGGGAGGGTTTGGGTATGTGCACAAGGGTGTGTTACCTAATGGGAAGGAGATTGCAGTTAAGTGCCTTAAGTCTGGTAGTGGACAGGGAGAGCGGGAATTCCAGGCTGAAGTTGAGATTATTAGCCGTGTTCATCATCGCCATCTTGTGTCACTTGTCGGATACTGTATTGCTGGAGAGCAACGAATCTTGGTATATGAATTTGTTCCCAATGGTACCTTAGAATATCACCTACACG GAAAGGGTGTTCCCGTCATGGATTTCCCGACAAGGTTGCGAATTGCATTAGGCTCAGCCAAAGGACTTGCCTACCTTCATGAAGATT GTCATCCTCGAATTATTCATCGTGATATTAAAGCACCTAACATTCTCATTGATTTCAACTTTGAAGCCATG GTTGCTGATTTCGGATTGGCTAAGCTTTCGTCTGACAATTATACTCATGTCTCTACACGTGTCATGGGTACATTTGG GTATTTGGCTCCAGAGTATGCATCAAGTGGGAAGTTGACAGAAAAATCAGATGTTTTCTCATTTGGGGTCATGCTTTTGGAACTTATAACAGGGAAGAAACCTGTGGATCCCACAAATGCAATGGAAGACAGCCTAGTTGATTGG GCTCGGCCACTTTTAAATAAATCACTGGAGGATGGGAAGCCGAGTGAATTGGTTGATCCTCGGTTGGAGAATATATACAATCCAGAAGAGATGCAGCGCATGGTTGCTTGTGCTGCTGCCAGCATTCGCCATTCCGCGAGAAAGCGCCCAAAAATGAGCCAG ATTGTACGTGCATTGGAAGGAGATGTATCACTGGATGATTTGAATGAAGGAACAAAGCCTGGACAAAGCTCCATATTCAATGGAAGCTCAGACTACGATACAACTACTTATAATGCAGATATGAAGAAGTTTAGGCAAATGGCATTATCCAGCCAAGAGTTTGGGAGCAGCGAACACGGGACGTCGAGCAATGACTCTCGAGATATGTCTCCCATGGCAATCCGTAAAAACAAGTTATAA